CCTACGGGGTCTACGACATCGGCGCCAACACCGGCTGGGTCAATGTCGGCACCGACGCCGACACCGGCCGGTTCGCTGTGGAATCGATCCGCCGCTGGTGGACCACGATGGGTGCCCTCGGCTATCCCGGATCAGACAAGCTGCTGATCACCGCCGACTCCGGTGGCTCCAACGGATCCAGGCTGCGGCTGTGGAAAACCGAACTCGCCGCCTTGGCCACCGAGGCCGGACTCGACATCACCGTCTGCCACCTGCCGCCGGGCACCTCCAAATGGAACAAGATCGAACACCGGCTGTTCTCCGCGATCAGCCGCAACTGGCGCGGACGCCCCCTGGAATCCCACGAGGTGGTCATCGAAACCCTCAGGGCAACAACCACATCCACCGGACTGACCGTAAACGCGGTCCTCGACACCACCACCTACGACCCGGGCATCAAGACTACCGACAAGCAAATCGCCGCCCTCGAAGCCACCCAACCGCACCGTCACCAGTTCCACGGCGACTGGAACTACACGCTCATCGCCGACCACACCGCGACACGCCCGACAACACCTACCTAATTACTGCGCGATCCCTAAGCTAAGCAACTGGCCGGCGCTGCCGAGGCCGCCTTTCGGCCGGCGGGTGGCCCGGAGCGCATAGACCGAAGGCTTAGACCAATGGGGTGGCGGGGCCGCCGCACGCCGCGATGTAGTCGTGGTAGTTCCAGGTCTGCAGAAACTCTTGACCGGCTTGTAACCCGCGTTGGTACAGGGCCTCGCGTTGTTCGGCGGTGATATCGAAGTCGATCGGGCTGATCTCATCGGCCGGGACGAAGATCGTGCGCCGAACGGTGCACGGGTCGTCGATGTAGGCGTTGTCCTGGTTGCTGACTAACGTCTCAACGGCGGCGATTCCCAACGACACCGGCCCGTGAACCGGATGCGTGGGCGGAATGCCCGGACGCGACGACAGCCGGATCCCGAAGGTCGGCCACTCCGGCCCACCGTCGGACCGGTCGAACAGCCCCACCGGAAAGTTCGACAGCAATGCTCCGTCAACCCACGTCGCGCCGGCAACCCGAACCGGCTCGAACACGAACGGAATCGCCGAGGAGGCATGGACCGCGCGCGCGACCGAAAAGTCGTCCGGGTCAATGCCGTAGGAGTCCAGATCCCATGGGATGCGAACCAACCGCCGCCGCGACAGGTCACTGGCGGTGACCACCAGCGACCAGGCGAATTGTTCCGGCTCGTCGCCGGTACGCACATCGGCGAAAGTGCGCACGCCCAGGTCGGCCAGCAAACCGGTGAGCAGCTGTTCCAGATGGGTTCCCTGATAGACGCCATCCGACGTCAGCAGCGAGAGCACCCCGCCGATCAACGGCACACGTCCGATAAGACTGCGGTCGAGGAACTTCGAGTAGTCGATGCTGCGCATGATCTCGGAAAGACGTGTCAGCGGTTCCCCGGCAACCTGCAGCGCGGCGACCAGTGACGCGACGATCGCACCGGCGCTGGTCCCTGCGACACGGGGAAACCTGTAGCCGGCCGCGTCCAGCGCGTCCACCGCACCGACCAGTCCAATCCCCCGGACCCCGCCGCCTTCGCACACCAGATCGACATGTTTGGTGCTCACCGGCGTCACCATAGCCGCATCATCGGTGGTTACCGGTATGCGGCACACCGATGTCAGGCAATCCGACGGCCGTCGGCTCCGAAGAAGTGCAGTTGACTGGGTTGGGGGTGCAGACGCACCCGGCTGCCACGCTCGGGCGGCTGACGGCCGTCCGTGCGGGCGACGATCGCCTGACCGGAGAGCTGACCGGCCCCGCTGATCCGGCCGTACAGATAGGCGTCGGCTCCGAGCTCCTCCACCACGTCGACCTCGATTTCGACGCCCACGTTGCCCACCACGAAATGTTCGGGACGAATGCCGACAACAATCTCCGCTGCCGCGGTGGCTATCTCGCGTGGTATAGCCATAGGCCAATCGCCCAGCGTCACTGCGGAATCGGCGATCGGCAGGGTGAACAAATTCATCGCCGGGGACCCGATGAATCCGGCGACGAATACGTTGTCCGGGTTGCGATAGAGTTCCCGCGGCGCCGCGCACTGTTGCAAAACCCCGTCGCACAGCACCGCGACCCGGTCGCCCATCGTCATGGCCTCCACCTGATCATGGGTGACGTAGACCGTCGTGGTACCGAGTTGACGTTGTAATGCGGCGATCTGATTGCGGGTTTGCACCCGCAGTTTGGCGTCGAGGTTGGACAACGGCTCGTCCATCAGGAACACCTGCGGACGGCGCACAATGGCGCGCCCCATTGCCACCCGCTGGCGCTGTCCGCCGGAGAGGTCCTTGGGTTTGCGGTCCAGGTATGGTTGCAAGCCAAGCACTTTCGCAGCTGCCAGCACTCTTTCGCGGATCTCGGTCTTCGGCGTCTTGGCGACCTTCAACGCGAATCCCATGTTCTGCGCCACGGTCATGTGCGGGTAGAGGGCATAGTTCTGGAACACCATCGCGACATCGCGTTGCTTGGGATCGACGTTGGTGACGTCACGGTCGCCGATCAGGATCCGGCCCGAATCCAGTTTCTCCAATCCGGCCACCAGCCGCAGGGAGGTGGTCTTGCCGCATCCGGACGGTCCCACCAGTACGACGAACTCACCGTCGCCGACGACGAGATCCAGACGGTCCAGTGCGGGCCGGTCTGCGCCGGGGTACCGCCGGGTCGCCTCCTCGAAACTCACCGTGGCCATACGGCTAGCCGCCGAGCCCGGTCGCGGCGATACCGCGGATAAACGAGCGCTGCGCCACCGCGTAGACGAGCACCAACGGCAGCAGGATCAGCATCGACGTCGCCATGAAAACCGGCCAGCGCGCCACGTATTCGCCGCGTAGCCGCACCAGGCCCAGCGTCAGCGTGGCCAGGCTGTTGCGCTGGATCATCAGCAGCGGCCAGAGAAAATCGTTCCACACGTTGACCCAGGTGAGCACCGCCAGCACCATCACCGCCGGCCTGGCATGCGGCAACAGGATCCGCCAGTAGATCTGCCAGGGAGAGCAGCCGTCCAGAATCGCCGCCTCTTCGAGATCGGCCGGGAGAGTGCGGAAGAACTGCCGCATCAGGTAGGTGCCGAAGGCGCTACCGAACAAGCCCGGCACGATCATCGCCCACGGGGTGTCCACCCACCCCACGGTCCGCATGAGAATGAACTGCGGGATCACGGTGACCGTCAGCGGCACCATGAGAGTGCCCAGGTACATCACGAACAAGGTGTCGCGGCCGCGAAAATGCAGTCGCGCGAAGGCGTATCCGGCGAGCGAGCAGAAGAACACCTGACCGGCGGTGACGCAGCCGGCATACAGCACCGTGTTGAAGAACATTCGCCAGAACGGCATCAGCGCGAATACTTCGCCGTAGTTGGACCACTGCGGATGGTCGGGGACCAACTTCGGTTGGCTCACCTCGCCTTCCCTCTTCAACGACCCCGACAGGGCCCACATGATCGGGAACAGGGCACACCAGGCGATCGCGATCAGCGCGGTGTACAGGGCCAGGGAGCGAACAACGTTGCGCATGACCACTCGATCAGCCGAGCCCACGGGAAACCTCCCACGCGCGGCGCCGTGTGAGGCGCAGCTGAAGTACGGTCAATACCAGCAAGACGGCGAACATCACCCAGGCCAGCGCCGAGGCGTAACCGAATTCCAGGAATCCAAAGGCGTTTTGGAAGAGCATGATGCCCAAGAC
The nucleotide sequence above comes from Mycobacterium pseudokansasii. Encoded proteins:
- a CDS encoding carbohydrate ABC transporter permease, which gives rise to MGSADRVVMRNVVRSLALYTALIAIAWCALFPIMWALSGSLKREGEVSQPKLVPDHPQWSNYGEVFALMPFWRMFFNTVLYAGCVTAGQVFFCSLAGYAFARLHFRGRDTLFVMYLGTLMVPLTVTVIPQFILMRTVGWVDTPWAMIVPGLFGSAFGTYLMRQFFRTLPADLEEAAILDGCSPWQIYWRILLPHARPAVMVLAVLTWVNVWNDFLWPLLMIQRNSLATLTLGLVRLRGEYVARWPVFMATSMLILLPLVLVYAVAQRSFIRGIAATGLGG
- a CDS encoding ABC transporter ATP-binding protein — protein: MATVSFEEATRRYPGADRPALDRLDLVVGDGEFVVLVGPSGCGKTTSLRLVAGLEKLDSGRILIGDRDVTNVDPKQRDVAMVFQNYALYPHMTVAQNMGFALKVAKTPKTEIRERVLAAAKVLGLQPYLDRKPKDLSGGQRQRVAMGRAIVRRPQVFLMDEPLSNLDAKLRVQTRNQIAALQRQLGTTTVYVTHDQVEAMTMGDRVAVLCDGVLQQCAAPRELYRNPDNVFVAGFIGSPAMNLFTLPIADSAVTLGDWPMAIPREIATAAAEIVVGIRPEHFVVGNVGVEIEVDVVEELGADAYLYGRISGAGQLSGQAIVARTDGRQPPERGSRVRLHPQPSQLHFFGADGRRIA
- a CDS encoding patatin-like phospholipase family protein, yielding MTPVSTKHVDLVCEGGGVRGIGLVGAVDALDAAGYRFPRVAGTSAGAIVASLVAALQVAGEPLTRLSEIMRSIDYSKFLDRSLIGRVPLIGGVLSLLTSDGVYQGTHLEQLLTGLLADLGVRTFADVRTGDEPEQFAWSLVVTASDLSRRRLVRIPWDLDSYGIDPDDFSVARAVHASSAIPFVFEPVRVAGATWVDGALLSNFPVGLFDRSDGGPEWPTFGIRLSSRPGIPPTHPVHGPVSLGIAAVETLVSNQDNAYIDDPCTVRRTIFVPADEISPIDFDITAEQREALYQRGLQAGQEFLQTWNYHDYIAACGGPATPLV